A window of Haliscomenobacter hydrossis DSM 1100 contains these coding sequences:
- a CDS encoding SpvB/TcaC N-terminal domain-containing protein has protein sequence MTPPGNAPKQTDQRSSNAASSSAQGSGKDSFSIQVPQISLPKGGGAIKGIDEKFEVNAANGTASFSLPLPFSPARNGFMPAIALGYNSGAGNGVFGLGWDLGFPSIQRKTDKQLPRYRDDEDSDVFMFSGAEDLVPYLKANGTIDEFPSGDYFIRRYRPRIEAGFARIEKITHKDRGVWWKVTTRENVVTFFGKTTAYRIADPLQPTHVFQWLPELSYDDKGNCVLYEFKVEDGAGYGTELYDANRFTPDQKPLFTNRYLKRVHYCPKAPFLPKTAVLDELYHTTNPAAHSFWMELVLDYGEHGSLPSDIQGTAVVQHTALIAWPGRHDAFSTYRAGFEIRTARLCKRVLMFHHFEQLGDQPCLVRSLDLQYRDWKEHKGAEQGKKMEVTYLVAATQRSYIRESGTELNYRYRALPPVEFGYEELEWKLDVHRVTSDNLANAPVGLSSGYQWVDLYNEGIAGIFTEQAEGWFYKENLGQGEFTPAKPVIPKPSFTGMASGVLQLQDLAADGRKQVVVNSPGLNGYFELTDDNDWTTFQAFEKIPNVDLRDPNTRLLDLNGDGQPEIVITEENVFSWYPAAGTLGYDSPELAPKPFDEEQGPAIVFADSTQSIFLANLSGDGLTDIARIRNGEVCYWPNLGYGRFGAKVTMLDSPWFDLPDQFDPSYLQLADISGTGATDILYLGKKQFRAWLNLSGNAWSEPCEIDPFLDLTPPNQVSVTDFLGNGTSCIVWSSPLPAEAAAPLRYIDLMGGKKPHILNSYTNNLGKTTTWTYRSSTHYYLQDKKAGQPWITKLPFPVQVVSSVSVEDKWRNTRFSNAYSYHHGYYDHPEREFRGFGRVEQTDVEDFGKFEAGNINSPYITADKTLYQPPIKTITWYHTGAFLSRERILNQFEQEYFRPNGGDFQENVFPEPDLEILGLSADEYREALRACKGMPLRTETYELRVDDEWRVTQERLRLYSTAFHNCHIKRLQPRAGNVHSVFLVAESEAITYHYELDLQQSELQPDPRIAHTLNLDIDELGNVLQSVAVGYPRWPNEVLDDQLLTEEAGRLIQDVQNELHIVYTENRFTDDAITPQDYRLRMPCEVKTYELSGIAWERHAYFALNDFLSDQLLDLTPTAYHLQPDTGLQKRLVEHMRMLYFADDLKTSLAFGELNRLGLPYETYKIALTRDLLTAVLGGKLPSLQQAGEAYAAMLIRVLAEGGYHQFPGEPNTWWICSGIAGFEDDAADHFYLPECYFDPFGEKTTLTFDQYDLFMERSEDPLGNRVEVLRFDYRVLAPLEMRDINGNLSEVAFDVLGVPAAMAVKGKGTEGDSVGVTQSHPDTNELITFFTGNYDENKARELLGTATARHIYYLGETIAADGSILYAQHPACAAGILREKHVAQLGENETSQIQVAFEYSDGSGAVIAAKAQAEPAPGSTTLRWITNGKTVLNNKGKPVKQYEPYFCESDHRFEEPREVGVTPVIYYDAAGRTVRTEMPDGTFSRVEFSPWHFQAYDANDTVLESQWFVDQGGDHAWITQPPESPSPRQRATYLATIHANTSAETHLDSLGREVVAIAHNRWRKHLGNDIQIAEEKYLTYTKLDAEGKPLWLRDARGNYVMVYARVQNPEEDFQNMDAVSGYVPAYDIAGNLLFQHSNEAGDRWMLPDATAQPMYVWDANEYAGTLEQRLLRTEYDALRRPTRQWLRINSGAEKEIGRTLYGEGLPNAQADNLRGQAVVSLGPEGCTQAVRVDFKGNLLESRRQLLADAQAHTLDWRTLTDGVTQSHPVSSPLLSTEAFTQSTQYDALNRMIRLENWHLQGREPAIYTPSYNRRGVLESETLSVRGQVTQAIRHIEYDAKGQRTRIQYGNDTTTRYTYDPNTFRLTHLLTTAKNGRDKLQDLHYTYDPSGNISEIRDDAYEPVFFRNQRVEPRSQYEYDALYRLIEATGRENYRANGAPKGYGQVEDMPTHNFGSTDNALRNYTQRYEYDPAGNFITLQHLADGGGWTRHYETEAQSNRLTRTWLGTDTLSAVTYRYDTHGSMLNFANVNVAQNNRWDFRDMIHTLDLEGGGRAYYQYDAGKQRTRKYIVRLDGSTEERIYLGGYEWYRRIRAGVVLEEIETNHLFADDQRVLIVEEVLRTNNNNLRTGLLYRYQYSNHLGSVGLELDADSAIISYEEYHPYGTTAYQAKNGEVQAAAKRYRYTGMERDEESGLAYHTARYYAAWLGRWGSCDPIGVEGGANLYVYAKNSPIYLMDTNGKQPSPVVQRILSNRPLGNYSSALANPSTTSTQQTEVGQNSVEAPSESSSSWTPGRILGLVAAVGVGIFVTAATAGIGLIAASMLAGAAAGAAGELVEAWIDDRPTTLTNVIISAGIGAAFGALFAGAGRFFTGTAIGRRLTARMVNSAIGQGVGRFIYRLATSRSPISAATRSIAGGVRRGIQSIQEAGEAVGRQLSRPFAANSGRQATLREALEAVRTDAAIRHPGRSGVQATLQGELDGQPFFASTRSGIDRSGTGVNAIETPTGRVSAPNAIPDELTPHSVPSSDGRFFPRNHDAEFKLFGYTLLNAGRTSTGQLYLGVTAPMCPGCYGNLWNTRAAIPGLNLIVDMPFQGYGAAGAAAAFLDFSDSNPDNPPPALLSVEGRF, from the coding sequence ATGACCCCTCCAGGCAACGCTCCAAAACAAACCGACCAGCGCAGCAGCAATGCTGCATCCTCTTCTGCTCAAGGCAGCGGAAAAGACTCCTTTTCTATCCAGGTTCCTCAAATTTCCCTTCCCAAAGGTGGCGGTGCCATCAAAGGCATCGATGAAAAATTTGAAGTGAACGCCGCCAATGGTACGGCTTCATTCAGTTTGCCACTGCCCTTTTCACCTGCCCGTAATGGCTTCATGCCCGCCATTGCTCTGGGCTACAATTCCGGGGCTGGAAACGGCGTCTTTGGCCTGGGATGGGATCTGGGTTTTCCTTCCATCCAGCGCAAAACCGACAAACAACTGCCCCGCTACCGCGATGATGAGGATAGTGATGTGTTTATGTTCAGCGGAGCCGAAGACCTCGTTCCTTACCTCAAGGCCAACGGAACCATCGATGAGTTCCCATCTGGCGACTACTTCATCCGCCGCTACCGCCCCCGCATCGAGGCTGGCTTTGCCCGCATTGAAAAAATAACGCATAAAGATCGAGGTGTCTGGTGGAAAGTCACTACCCGCGAGAATGTGGTGACTTTTTTTGGCAAAACCACAGCCTACCGCATCGCCGATCCGCTCCAACCCACCCATGTTTTTCAGTGGTTGCCCGAACTTAGCTACGACGATAAGGGCAATTGTGTCCTATACGAATTCAAAGTCGAAGATGGCGCTGGTTACGGAACCGAGCTGTACGATGCCAACCGCTTTACCCCAGATCAAAAACCGCTTTTTACCAACCGCTACCTGAAGCGGGTGCATTATTGCCCCAAAGCTCCTTTTTTACCCAAAACCGCAGTCCTGGATGAATTGTACCACACCACCAATCCAGCTGCGCACTCTTTTTGGATGGAACTGGTACTGGATTACGGAGAACATGGCTCTTTGCCAAGTGATATACAAGGTACAGCAGTAGTGCAACATACGGCCCTCATCGCCTGGCCAGGCCGCCACGATGCTTTTTCGACTTACCGCGCAGGTTTTGAAATCCGCACAGCGCGACTTTGTAAGCGGGTCTTGATGTTTCACCATTTTGAACAACTCGGCGACCAGCCTTGTCTGGTGCGCTCCCTCGATTTGCAGTACCGCGATTGGAAAGAACATAAAGGGGCGGAACAGGGCAAAAAAATGGAGGTCACTTACCTCGTCGCAGCGACCCAACGCAGTTACATTCGGGAATCTGGCACGGAACTCAACTATCGCTACCGCGCTTTACCCCCGGTCGAGTTTGGGTACGAAGAACTGGAATGGAAATTGGATGTCCATAGAGTCACATCAGACAATCTTGCCAATGCCCCAGTCGGACTGAGCTCCGGCTACCAGTGGGTCGACCTCTACAACGAGGGCATCGCAGGCATTTTTACGGAACAGGCCGAAGGCTGGTTTTATAAGGAAAACCTGGGCCAGGGGGAATTTACGCCCGCGAAACCGGTCATCCCCAAACCTTCCTTTACGGGCATGGCTTCGGGGGTGCTGCAATTGCAGGATCTGGCCGCCGATGGCCGCAAACAGGTCGTGGTCAATAGCCCCGGCTTAAATGGGTATTTTGAACTGACAGACGACAATGATTGGACCACCTTCCAGGCTTTTGAAAAAATTCCCAATGTCGACCTGCGCGACCCCAATACCCGCTTGCTCGACCTCAATGGCGATGGGCAACCCGAAATCGTGATCACCGAGGAAAATGTCTTCAGTTGGTATCCGGCAGCGGGTACCCTCGGTTACGATTCACCCGAACTGGCTCCCAAACCTTTTGACGAAGAGCAAGGCCCAGCCATCGTGTTTGCCGACAGTACCCAAAGCATCTTTCTGGCCAACCTGAGCGGCGACGGCCTCACCGATATTGCCCGCATCCGCAATGGCGAGGTGTGTTACTGGCCCAACCTGGGCTATGGCCGTTTTGGGGCCAAAGTGACCATGTTGGACAGCCCCTGGTTTGACCTGCCCGATCAGTTCGATCCCAGCTACCTCCAACTTGCCGACATCAGTGGTACGGGCGCAACGGATATTTTGTATTTGGGCAAAAAGCAATTCCGCGCCTGGCTCAACTTGAGTGGCAACGCCTGGAGCGAACCCTGCGAAATCGACCCTTTTTTGGACCTCACCCCGCCCAATCAGGTGAGTGTGACGGATTTCCTGGGCAATGGTACTTCCTGCATCGTCTGGTCTTCTCCTTTGCCGGCTGAGGCGGCTGCGCCGCTGCGATACATCGATTTGATGGGGGGTAAAAAACCGCACATCCTGAACTCGTACACCAATAACCTGGGCAAAACCACCACCTGGACCTACCGGAGTTCTACGCATTATTATTTGCAGGACAAAAAAGCGGGCCAGCCCTGGATCACCAAATTGCCTTTTCCGGTGCAGGTGGTGAGCAGTGTGTCGGTAGAAGACAAATGGCGCAATACCCGTTTTTCTAACGCCTACAGCTACCATCACGGCTACTACGACCACCCCGAACGCGAATTTCGGGGCTTCGGGCGAGTGGAGCAAACGGATGTAGAGGATTTTGGAAAATTTGAGGCGGGCAATATTAATAGTCCCTACATCACCGCCGACAAAACCCTCTATCAACCACCCATCAAAACCATCACCTGGTACCACACCGGGGCTTTCCTGAGCCGCGAACGTATCCTAAACCAGTTTGAACAGGAATATTTCCGTCCCAATGGCGGCGATTTTCAGGAAAATGTATTCCCCGAACCCGATCTCGAAATCCTGGGACTCAGCGCCGATGAATACCGCGAAGCCTTACGCGCCTGTAAGGGCATGCCCCTGCGCACAGAGACCTACGAACTGCGGGTAGATGATGAGTGGCGCGTAACTCAGGAACGATTACGACTGTATTCCACGGCCTTTCACAATTGCCACATCAAACGTTTGCAGCCACGAGCAGGCAATGTACATAGTGTATTTCTGGTGGCGGAAAGCGAAGCAATCACTTACCATTATGAATTGGATTTGCAGCAGTCCGAACTGCAACCCGACCCCCGCATTGCCCATACGCTGAACTTGGACATAGATGAACTGGGCAATGTGCTTCAATCCGTAGCCGTCGGCTATCCTCGCTGGCCTAATGAAGTACTTGACGATCAGCTACTAACGGAGGAGGCGGGAAGATTGATCCAGGACGTTCAAAACGAATTGCACATCGTTTATACCGAAAACCGTTTTACGGACGACGCCATCACGCCGCAAGACTATCGCCTGCGTATGCCCTGCGAGGTCAAAACTTATGAGTTGAGCGGCATTGCCTGGGAAAGGCATGCTTACTTTGCCCTGAATGATTTTTTATCGGATCAATTACTGGATCTTACCCCAACCGCTTATCACTTGCAACCCGACACTGGTCTGCAAAAACGTCTGGTGGAGCATATGCGGATGCTATATTTTGCTGATGACCTTAAAACGTCCTTGGCTTTTGGTGAACTCAATCGCCTGGGGCTGCCTTATGAAACCTACAAAATCGCTTTAACTCGGGATTTACTCACGGCCGTACTGGGTGGTAAACTGCCCAGCCTGCAACAAGCGGGTGAAGCTTATGCGGCCATGCTCATTCGGGTCTTGGCGGAAGGTGGCTACCACCAATTCCCCGGCGAACCCAACACCTGGTGGATTTGCTCCGGCATCGCGGGATTTGAGGACGATGCCGCCGATCATTTTTATTTGCCGGAGTGCTACTTCGATCCCTTTGGGGAGAAGACGACGCTGACTTTTGACCAATACGACCTGTTCATGGAGCGCAGCGAAGACCCGTTAGGCAATCGCGTGGAAGTGCTCCGCTTCGACTACCGCGTGTTGGCCCCGCTGGAGATGCGGGACATCAACGGCAACCTGTCGGAAGTGGCCTTCGATGTTTTGGGTGTTCCGGCGGCGATGGCCGTGAAAGGAAAAGGGACAGAGGGTGACAGTGTCGGGGTGACTCAAAGTCACCCCGACACTAACGAACTAATTACTTTTTTTACAGGTAATTACGACGAAAACAAGGCGCGCGAACTACTTGGAACAGCCACGGCCCGCCATATTTATTATTTGGGCGAAACCATTGCCGCCGACGGAAGCATCCTCTACGCCCAGCATCCGGCTTGTGCGGCGGGAATTTTGCGGGAAAAACACGTGGCGCAGCTCGGCGAAAATGAAACGAGCCAAATTCAAGTCGCTTTTGAATACAGCGATGGCAGCGGTGCGGTGATCGCTGCCAAAGCGCAGGCGGAGCCAGCCCCCGGAAGTACAACCCTGCGCTGGATCACCAACGGTAAAACCGTGCTCAACAACAAGGGCAAGCCCGTCAAGCAATACGAGCCGTACTTCTGTGAAAGTGACCATCGTTTTGAAGAGCCCCGCGAAGTGGGGGTCACGCCGGTTATTTATTACGATGCAGCGGGCCGAACGGTGCGTACCGAGATGCCGGATGGTACCTTCAGTCGGGTGGAGTTTTCGCCTTGGCATTTTCAGGCTTACGATGCCAATGACACGGTACTGGAAAGCCAGTGGTTTGTTGATCAGGGTGGCGACCACGCTTGGATCACCCAACCACCTGAGTCACCTAGTCCTCGCCAACGCGCTACTTATTTGGCCACCATCCACGCCAATACCTCTGCCGAAACCCACCTCGACAGCCTGGGCCGCGAGGTGGTGGCAATAGCCCACAACCGCTGGCGCAAGCACCTTGGCAACGACATTCAAATAGCCGAAGAAAAATACCTGACCTACACCAAACTCGACGCCGAAGGCAAACCGCTTTGGCTGCGGGATGCCCGGGGCAACTATGTGATGGTGTATGCCCGCGTGCAAAACCCGGAGGAAGACTTCCAAAACATGGATGCCGTGAGTGGGTACGTGCCTGCCTACGACATCGCCGGAAACCTGCTCTTTCAGCACAGCAACGAGGCTGGCGACCGCTGGATGCTGCCTGACGCGACCGCACAGCCGATGTACGTGTGGGATGCTAACGAATACGCGGGCACGCTGGAACAGCGCCTGCTGCGCACCGAATACGACGCGCTGCGCCGCCCGACACGCCAGTGGCTGCGCATCAACAGCGGAGCAGAAAAAGAAATAGGCCGCACCCTGTACGGGGAAGGCTTGCCCAATGCCCAAGCTGACAACCTGCGCGGGCAGGCTGTTGTTTCGCTAGGGCCGGAAGGCTGCACGCAGGCGGTTCGCGTTGATTTTAAAGGCAATTTATTGGAAAGTCGGCGGCAATTGCTGGCCGACGCGCAGGCGCATACGCTGGATTGGCGTACGCTTACTGACGGGGTGACTCAAAGTCACCCCGTCAGTAGCCCCTTACTCAGTACCGAAGCCTTCACCCAAAGCACCCAATACGACGCCCTCAACCGCATGATTCGCCTCGAAAACTGGCATTTGCAGGGCCGCGAACCGGCCATTTACACCCCCAGCTACAACCGCCGGGGCGTATTGGAAAGCGAAACCCTCAGCGTGCGTGGGCAAGTTACGCAAGCCATTCGCCACATCGAATACGACGCCAAAGGCCAACGCACCCGCATCCAATACGGCAACGATACCACCACTCGCTACACCTACGACCCCAACACCTTCCGCCTGACCCATCTGCTGACTACCGCGAAAAACGGCAGAGACAAGCTGCAAGACCTGCACTACACCTACGACCCCTCCGGCAACATTTCCGAGATACGCGACGATGCCTACGAACCCGTCTTTTTCCGCAACCAACGAGTGGAACCCCGCAGCCAATACGAATACGACGCGCTGTACCGCCTGATCGAAGCCACTGGGCGCGAAAACTACCGCGCCAACGGAGCACCCAAAGGATATGGCCAAGTGGAAGACATGCCCACCCACAACTTCGGCAGCACGGATAACGCGCTGCGCAACTACACCCAGCGCTACGAGTATGACCCAGCGGGCAATTTCATCACCCTGCAGCACCTCGCCGATGGCGGCGGATGGACGCGGCACTACGAAACCGAGGCCCAAAGCAACCGCCTCACCCGCACCTGGTTAGGCACGGATACGCTAAGCGCCGTGACCTACCGCTACGACACCCACGGCTCCATGCTCAACTTCGCCAATGTAAACGTGGCGCAAAACAACCGCTGGGACTTCCGCGACATGATCCATACGCTCGATCTGGAGGGCGGCGGAAGGGCATACTATCAATATGATGCCGGGAAGCAGCGCACCCGAAAATATATAGTGCGCCTCGATGGCTCAACAGAAGAACGCATCTACCTCGGCGGCTATGAATGGTACCGCCGTATACGGGCGGGTGTAGTGTTGGAAGAGATAGAAACCAATCACCTTTTTGCGGATGACCAGCGGGTGCTGATTGTGGAAGAAGTGCTGCGCACGAACAACAACAACCTGCGTACCGGCTTGCTATACCGCTACCAGTATAGCAATCACCTCGGCTCGGTAGGTTTGGAATTGGATGCTGACTCGGCGATAATTTCTTATGAGGAATACCATCCGTATGGGACAACGGCTTATCAGGCAAAAAATGGGGAGGTGCAAGCTGCCGCTAAACGCTACCGCTACACGGGTATGGAACGGGATGAGGAGAGTGGACTGGCGTACCATACGGCGCGGTATTATGCAGCGTGGTTGGGGAGATGGGGGAGTTGTGATCCGATTGGGGTGGAGGGGGGGGCGAATTTGTATGTTTATGCAAAAAATTCTCCAATTTATTTGATGGATACAAATGGAAAACAACCTTCACCAGTCGTACAAAGAATATTATCGAACCGACCCTTAGGAAATTACTCTTCTGCTCTTGCTAATCCATCAACAACATCAACTCAACAAACTGAAGTTGGTCAAAATTCGGTTGAAGCTCCATCTGAAAGTTCATCGAGTTGGACGCCGGGAAGAATTTTGGGTTTAGTGGCAGCAGTAGGAGTGGGGATTTTCGTAACAGCTGCAACTGCAGGTATAGGACTAATAGCGGCTAGTATGCTTGCAGGTGCGGCGGCAGGTGCGGCAGGGGAACTAGTTGAGGCATGGATTGATGATCGCCCAACTACTCTAACAAATGTAATAATATCAGCAGGAATTGGAGCAGCATTCGGAGCATTGTTCGCTGGCGCGGGACGTTTTTTTACAGGAACTGCAATCGGGAGAAGATTAACTGCGAGAATGGTTAATTCTGCAATTGGGCAAGGTGTTGGGCGGTTTATTTATCGACTGGCGACTTCACGAAGTCCAATCTCCGCAGCTACAAGAAGTATTGCTGGGGGAGTACGCCGAGGAATTCAATCTATTCAGGAGGCTGGTGAAGCAGTTGGTCGGCAACTTAGTAGACCTTTTGCCGCAAATTCTGGTCGTCAAGCCACCCTTCGGGAGGCTCTTGAGGCAGTACGTACTGATGCTGCAATCCGACATCCTGGGAGAAGCGGTGTTCAAGCTACGTTGCAGGGAGAATTAGACGGTCAACCTTTTTTTGCCTCCACTCGTAGTGGCATAGATCGAAGTGGTACTGGTGTGAACGCAATTGAAACACCAACTGGTCGCGTTTCTGCTCCTAATGCCATTCCAGATGAACTTACTCCACATTCAGTTCCAAGCAGTGATGGTCGATTTTTTCCAAGGAATCATGACGCAGAGT
- a CDS encoding UDP-glucose--hexose-1-phosphate uridylyltransferase — MNTLDFHEHPHRRYNILTGEWVLVSPHRTKRPWQGKVEKVDTARKPDYDPTCYLCPGNERAGGFHNPAYPDTFVFTNDFAALLEVSSEAPYQKGLLKAQGERGICKVVCFSPNHGLTLPQMEVPAILKVVELWQEQYLELGALDFIQHVQIFENKGDIMGCSNPHPHGQIWAQSTIPQETRLKSIQQEKHWWENKGSLLSEYLEQELEEKTRIILENDRFVALVPFWAVWPYEAMIIPRRHMRHIAEMDEVEKEAFAQILKALTIRFDNLFETSFPYSAGIHQAPTDGQEHAEWHWHMSFYPPLLRSATVKKFMVGYEMFAEPQRDVTAEWAAERLRGVSERHYLELGN, encoded by the coding sequence GTGAACACATTAGACTTCCACGAGCATCCCCATCGTCGCTACAACATCCTTACTGGTGAATGGGTGTTGGTATCGCCACACCGCACCAAGCGCCCCTGGCAAGGTAAAGTAGAAAAGGTCGATACCGCGCGCAAACCCGACTACGATCCTACTTGTTACCTCTGTCCCGGCAATGAACGCGCCGGAGGATTCCACAATCCAGCCTATCCCGATACTTTTGTTTTTACCAACGATTTTGCCGCCTTGCTGGAGGTTTCATCTGAGGCGCCTTACCAAAAAGGCCTGCTCAAAGCCCAGGGCGAGCGGGGCATCTGTAAAGTGGTTTGTTTTTCACCCAATCATGGCCTGACGCTACCGCAAATGGAAGTCCCAGCCATCCTCAAAGTAGTGGAACTCTGGCAGGAGCAATACCTGGAGTTGGGTGCCCTCGACTTCATCCAGCATGTGCAGATTTTTGAAAACAAGGGCGACATCATGGGTTGCAGCAACCCGCATCCGCACGGTCAAATTTGGGCTCAATCGACCATCCCGCAAGAAACGCGCCTCAAAAGTATTCAACAGGAAAAACACTGGTGGGAAAACAAGGGCAGTCTACTCAGCGAATACCTTGAGCAAGAATTGGAAGAAAAAACCCGCATCATCCTGGAAAATGATCGTTTTGTGGCACTGGTTCCTTTCTGGGCCGTTTGGCCCTACGAAGCCATGATCATCCCGCGCCGCCACATGCGCCATATTGCTGAAATGGATGAGGTGGAAAAAGAGGCTTTTGCCCAAATCCTCAAGGCTTTGACCATCCGTTTTGACAATCTTTTTGAAACTTCTTTCCCCTACTCTGCGGGCATCCATCAGGCGCCTACTGATGGGCAGGAGCACGCAGAATGGCATTGGCACATGAGTTTTTATCCGCCTCTCCTGCGTTCCGCTACGGTGAAGAAGTTTATGGTAGGGTACGAAATGTTTGCGGAGCCGCAACGGGACGTAACGGCGGAATGGGCGGCGGAACGCTTGAGGGGGGTGTCGGAGCGGCATTATTTGGAGCTGGGTAACTGA
- a CDS encoding glycosidase, which yields MSNFFETRMAQLKAVHQNLITAPNTVVAPGNGIFERYQHPVLTAAHTPLFWRYDLNPQTNPFLMERFGINAVFNAGAIKWQGKYLVAARVEGIDRKSFFAIAESPNGIDQFQFWDYPITMPETEDPDINVYDLRLVAHEDGWIYGLFCSERKDPGVPASDTSSAVAQAGMARTKDLINWERLPDLKTPSPQQRNVVLHPEFVQGKYAFYTRPQDGFISTGTGGGIGFGFADSMSNAVVDTETIIHERQYHTVYEVKNGQGPAPIKTPRGWLHLAHGVRNTAAGLRYVLYLFMTDLVDLTKVIHQPAGYFLAPEGEERVGDVSNVAFSNGWILDDDGTVFIYYASSDTRLHVATSSLERLVDYCVNTAEDGFRSAASVETLKDIIRKNKAL from the coding sequence ATGAGTAACTTTTTTGAGACCCGTATGGCACAACTAAAAGCCGTACACCAAAACCTGATTACTGCCCCCAACACCGTTGTCGCTCCCGGCAATGGCATCTTTGAACGCTATCAGCATCCGGTGCTTACTGCTGCCCATACGCCCTTGTTTTGGCGCTACGATTTGAATCCCCAAACGAATCCTTTTCTGATGGAGCGTTTTGGCATCAATGCCGTATTCAACGCTGGGGCAATCAAGTGGCAGGGCAAATACCTCGTGGCGGCCCGGGTAGAAGGAATCGACCGCAAATCTTTTTTTGCCATCGCTGAAAGCCCCAATGGCATCGATCAATTCCAGTTTTGGGATTACCCCATCACCATGCCCGAAACGGAAGATCCCGATATCAACGTGTACGATCTGCGTCTGGTGGCGCACGAAGACGGCTGGATTTATGGCTTGTTTTGCTCCGAACGGAAAGATCCCGGGGTCCCCGCTTCTGATACTTCTTCGGCAGTGGCTCAAGCCGGGATGGCGCGTACCAAAGACCTGATCAATTGGGAGCGACTGCCCGATTTAAAAACACCATCGCCTCAGCAGCGCAACGTAGTATTACACCCTGAGTTTGTACAGGGCAAATACGCTTTTTACACCCGTCCGCAAGATGGGTTCATCAGCACGGGAACGGGTGGGGGCATTGGTTTTGGTTTCGCCGACAGCATGAGCAATGCCGTGGTGGATACCGAAACCATCATCCACGAAAGGCAATACCATACCGTTTACGAGGTAAAAAATGGGCAGGGTCCTGCGCCCATCAAAACGCCCCGTGGCTGGCTACACCTGGCACATGGCGTGCGGAATACCGCGGCGGGATTGCGGTACGTGCTGTACCTCTTCATGACCGACCTGGTGGACCTGACCAAAGTCATTCACCAACCTGCCGGTTATTTCCTGGCACCGGAAGGAGAGGAAAGGGTAGGGGATGTGTCCAATGTCGCCTTTTCCAATGGCTGGATTCTGGACGATGACGGGACGGTGTTCATATACTATGCTTCCTCGGACACCCGCTTGCACGTGGCTACTTCATCCCTGGAGCGTTTGGTCGATTATTGCGTAAACACCGCGGAAGATGGCTTCCGTTCTGCTGCTTCCGTGGAAACGCTGAAGGATATTATTCGCAAGAATAAAGCCCTTTAA
- a CDS encoding AGE family epimerase/isomerase, translated as MTTIDKTALQSYHDELQAELEEILKFWSTQTIDHRQGGFIGRMNNKGIVDDNAPKGLVLNARILWTFSAAYAKTPDPTYLAVAQRAFGVLSDHFYDEQFAGYYWSVRADGTALNTRKQVYGQAFVLYALAEYHRILHDKNERIIVWAKAVMVFGWIEQYSFDRKNSGYWEAVAQDGSPLDDLRLSERDRNDPKTMNTHLHILEAYANLYRIWPDKNLKTQLNNLIDLFLDKIIDPKTHHLICFFDAEWNPSASPVSYGHDIETAWLLLEAAEIVQYRVEEARIAALQIAQAATEGFDPKLGALYYEDHLPEKHWWVEAEAMVGFLNAWEITQEEHWLGKSLACWAYIKQKIKDKKHGEWFWGIDAQGKVMEGEDKVGFWKCPYHNTRACLEIIQRLDKHLMATN; from the coding sequence ATGACAACAATCGATAAGACAGCTCTCCAATCCTATCATGACGAGCTGCAAGCGGAATTGGAGGAAATCCTGAAGTTTTGGTCTACCCAAACCATTGACCATCGTCAGGGTGGTTTTATCGGAAGAATGAACAATAAAGGCATAGTGGATGATAACGCACCGAAGGGGCTGGTGCTCAATGCACGGATATTATGGACCTTTTCCGCTGCATATGCCAAAACGCCCGATCCGACGTATTTGGCCGTAGCCCAGCGCGCCTTCGGTGTACTTTCTGATCACTTTTACGATGAACAATTTGCGGGGTACTATTGGTCAGTTAGGGCAGACGGCACTGCGCTCAATACCCGCAAACAAGTCTACGGGCAGGCCTTTGTGCTGTATGCCCTGGCAGAATACCATCGGATATTACACGACAAAAATGAGCGGATCATTGTGTGGGCTAAGGCTGTGATGGTTTTTGGCTGGATTGAACAATACAGTTTTGATCGGAAAAACAGTGGCTATTGGGAGGCGGTGGCGCAAGATGGTTCCCCTTTGGACGATTTGCGTTTGAGTGAACGCGACCGCAACGACCCCAAAACCATGAATACCCACTTGCATATCCTGGAAGCCTACGCCAATTTGTATCGCATTTGGCCCGATAAAAATTTAAAAACACAACTCAATAACCTAATTGACCTTTTTTTGGACAAAATTATTGACCCCAAAACCCATCACCTGATCTGTTTTTTTGACGCCGAATGGAATCCTTCAGCTTCCCCCGTATCTTATGGCCACGACATAGAAACGGCCTGGTTGCTCCTGGAAGCCGCCGAAATTGTGCAGTACCGGGTGGAGGAGGCACGTATAGCCGCCCTGCAAATAGCCCAGGCCGCCACCGAAGGTTTTGACCCAAAACTGGGTGCCTTGTATTACGAAGATCATTTGCCGGAAAAACACTGGTGGGTAGAAGCTGAAGCCATGGTAGGTTTTTTAAATGCCTGGGAAATCACGCAGGAAGAACATTGGTTGGGCAAATCACTGGCCTGTTGGGCTTACATCAAGCAGAAGATCAAAGATAAAAAACATGGAGAATGGTTCTGGGGCATTGATGCACAGGGAAAGGTCATGGAAGGAGAAGACAAAGTAGGCTTCTGGAAATGCCCTTACCACAATACCCGTGCTTGTTTGGAAATCATCCAGCGTTTGGACAAACACTTAATGGCAACAAATTAA